AGACCTGAAAAATAACTTGTATATATGTTCTATGATCAGGTCCACTATTCTGGCCAACATTTATAGTTGCTGTTGCTGCATCCATTATTGCCAGCCAAGCTATGATTTCCGGCGCATTTGCGATAATATGGCAGTCGCAAAGTTTGGGCTGCTTTCCGAGGGTTAAAGTAATGCATACTTCTGCAAAGTATGAAGGGCAGGTCTACATTCCAGAAATCAACTTTGTTCTCGCAGTTGCTTGTGTCATCGTAACAGCGGTCTTTAGAACAACCGTAAGGATCGGCAATGCATACGGTAAGAGTTAAATTTCTACATCGACTAGATTCTAAACGACTAAAGTCATTAAGGGACTGTTTGGTTGCGTATAGTTGTAACTGCActgtagttataactgcatgtaaattcaaatttggtaTGCGGTTCAATATGCTTGAATCCAACTTATGTAGCTGGAACTGTATGAGGGGGCCTAACTACCGCAGTTAGAACTACGTCTAAATTAAAAGTAGGTCCAACTGTAGCAGTTGGAGAGCTTAACTTTAAACAAGAGGTAAGTTTACCTACCTAATCACCTTCTAAAaaacattatttataattacaatgtTTTCTAttatatccaaccaaacaaaatatgtGTAGTTATAATTGCTGCATCTACATTTCTATTTACATCTAACTAAATGGCCCCTaagttttgataaaatatatatatgaaaatactGCAATAAAACTAATGGAAGGCTAGGTACTGAAATCATATATTTCAAGGTTAACACTATTGCTTGAAATGTGCTACAGTTTGGACACTCTTTGGACATTTATTTGCTTTCACTTAATACTTACATAATCGAAATTTATATGGAGAGGAGTAttacttttttttgtcttgTGGTGAAAATTAAACTAAGAATGTCATTACATAAACAAATTTAAGGGTATGGTCATTCGATAATACGCTAAATCATCTTCGATCCTTAccttttttctcattcttttttgtGATATATTCAACAAAATATCTACGTAAGTTTTGTATTCGAATCTTGCAGGAATCGCGGTTGTTTTCGTGATGACGATCACGACATTCATGGTGACACTCATCATGCTTCTCATATGGCAAACAAGCATTTGGTGGATTACGCTATTCGTGGTAGTGTTTGGCGGAGTAGAGTTAGTGTATCTATCTTCGGTTTTATACAAATTTGTGCAGGGCGGATATTTACCGCTAGCCTTCGCATTTattctgatgatgatgatgggcaTATGGCATTATGTACATGTGAAGAAGTACAAGTTCGAACTTCATAATATAGTTTCTAGTGACTACATAAGGGAATTGGCTCAGAAACAAACCCTAAGAAGAATACCTGGTATCGGGCTGTTGTACTCTGAACTCGTGCAAGGCGTCCCGCCAATATTCTCACACTTCACCGAAAAGATACCATCTATTCATTCAGTCGTTGTTATTGTCTCGATAAAACAGCTACCAATCCCTCATGTTGAGATAGCAGAACGATATCTTTTTAGACAAGTTGAACCGAGTGATTTCAGATTGTACCGCTGCGTGGTGCGATATGGTTACATTGATGCCCTAGAAGAGCCGAAGGCGTTTGAACGGTCGCTCATTCAAcagttgaaaaattatatcGAGGAGGAGAATATCTTACGAAAAAGTGATGCACCGAGGCAAAGTGAAGTTCAGCTTGAGGAGCTGAATGATAATACAAAGCCGCGATCGGGATCTTCAACCGTACACATAGAGGAGACATtggaacaaaatattttgtcgAACGAAACACACTCTTCTGAGCGAATTTCTATTGAGAAAAGCCACAAAATTGAAGAAGAGAAACAAATCATCGAGAAGGAGCTCGAGAAAGGAGTTGTATACCTCGTCGGAGAAGCCGATGTGATGGCGAAGCAAGACTCTTCTATCCTAAAGAAAATAAtcgtaaattatatatacaacttCATGAGGCGGAATTCCAGGCAGGGAGATCGAGTTTTGATGATTCCACGAGACAAACTGCTCAAAGTAGGGATGACATATGAGATATGAAATGTTTTTAAAGATGATTTGCTATACAATGCTTAGTCCACATGAAATCTATGGAGAAAGAAAAAGCACATGAAAATTATCATTTTCAGGAACTTGGTTGTTGAAATTATATGTGATGCATGTTGTGATGTAAATTAAGCTTATACCTAATAACTACTATTATGTGTAATAAGTGCCGGAGACAATGAGGAAATACGATTTTGAACACCTCAAAGTCATATCTCTTCAGAATATCTCAAATTTTACTTTTGCTATCTTTATATTCTTttgttatataaatataatcctTTAATTTCAAGTATTTTTACTTTTCATTATAATTTCTGGTCCTCTACGTTGGTGAAGAATTTGATACAAGTATAGGATCAAATATGGTATATGTACACTAtaagaaaattaacatttaagaatattttttttcatatttaactaTACTTAAAAGTGTCGCAAAATAGTCTAGCGTTATATTTGAAAACGTCGGTTAAAGCATTGGCAAATAAAGAGTTGTCACGTATATATCGACGCTTATGCCAAGTGTCGATAAAATATATTCTGACACTTTAAAACGTCAGAATTTatcagaatttttaaaaattctaagctttaaaatgctgaaaaattaaaataatagtaaactttatcatttaataaatttatttgatacAATAGAGGGTTcatatgatgattttttttgAAACGTCGGTATTTGTTATATTGTAGGGACGCTTTTCCCTAGCATCCTCTTAAAAACAtcattatattgaaattttcttGTAGTGGTATAAGGTTAacatatcaaaaatttatagcTCTCCATTTTATGAGTGCCAACACATCAATAGCCTACAAACCATAGTTGGATGTCAAAATAACTTATCTCAATAACTTTATACTATGAGAATCTTGTTTAGTAATTAGAAAGTATGTAGAAGTTTGATTTTGTTGGAAATTATTAACCCAATCATGATAAAAAATCACATAGATTTTGCATACCGTTTTGCTGTAGAATTAATATTgcaattatcaaaatttaatctttGATCTATCTAAAATTTGTCTCGATTGCTAGCATGTTTTTCAGCTTCCGCGTTGTTCTTTCTCATCACGAACCAAATTATAAGAGTTGATCACAGCACACCCCCAAATCCCTAGTATTTCTGATAGTGCCCTAGAGCGAACCCGGccaagagagagaaattttgtgaagagattatattaaatttttttttttgtcttttatcTGTGGCAATCCCTGATATATTTATAGGCCATGGGagaaatattaatcttaatTTTATTCTAACTGAATTCCACATAGatagtgattttgacaaaatagaatttattttttagatttattccttATTTTCTatgaattagaaatattttagatttgtcCCAAAGTGAATACGAATTCTAATATCTCTTACTCGTACACACTTGACGACTCGCTTCGGAAATATGAAACAAATAAGCTTGGAACTTGATCTTGAGAGCTCCGAGCTTTTTACCACTTACGTTGGGGACGTACGGTTGGTTTATCATCATCAATTTTAATTTCTCCAAGTCAACTCCTCCCCTTTCGGCAAACGAAGAACACATGTACACACGCACGTACACATACACAAAATAAACTAAACTTATTTCTCCAACTTTTTCGCAAGTACTGTCACGTACATGTCCGTAAGTTAACATAGTTGCACAAATTTGTCAAAAGTTGTACTTGACCAGTACAATAAAATCCTAATCACCCTTAATTAGTTGCTAAGtcaacaaataaattaattatgaatctaaaattatttgtaaaaaaaacatGTACATGTTACGCCTCCGCCGTACACGGCGTAGGCTATAAATATTCACATATTTAGAAGCTAAATGAGCTCCACTTATAAAAACAAGCTAGGTATAAGAAAACGAGTTTTCAAAGGCGCAGGAAATTGATCAGTGTGAGCTCTAGAGATGGCGAAGAAAGTTGACTGTGACGAGATTATGCAACATGAAGAATCTCTTAagacttcgtttggttcggagttaagtaagaactagttatttcagaAATAGAATTAAGTTCAGGTTAAGGTGAGATTAGAGTAAtcttgtgtttggttgagaattgagtttagtccagatataaataaaatagtgttcGGTTGGAGTAAGTGAAATAAGAAGGATAatgaatagttataaatagaaaataatgatattaccgcaattattatatttgaatttaaattttttattttatatttaaaattttaaatttaaatagataacttttaaaattaaaatctataattttaaatctcaaatttaaaaatttaaagttataaattttaaatcaaatctaacaaatataaaatttcacatataaaataccaaatttaaaatctaaataattaaaaataacaatttaaaattgaaaattgaaaatttaattttatatatatatatatatatatatatatatatatataNttaaaatttaaatttaaattttaaaaatattaatatattaattttaagaagtTGGAGGGGAGTGTTAGGGTCCAAGTAGCACTCTTCCTCATCACAATACTTGCCACTTCAATGGTTATTAGTGATGGAGTCCTAACTCCGTGCATTTCCAGTGAGTTATCGATCAAATTCTAGTACCGTAACACTTCAACAGTCTCACATCGAATAGAAACGGAACTACTATGATTTTATATTGAAGGATCAAGAATCCtgataataataactaggcttaagtattttagaCCAGTAGTTTGGGTTCAACGAATTATTTTCTCTAATGGTTGTGGTGTCGTAACATGGATCGAGTTACAGGTTATCAGGTCTTTCATAGCCTAGAGGGCGTTTGGTTTGTCGGCAAAGCATGAAAAGAAGTttaccggaaaaaaaaaaaaaaaaaagaagttttgcGTGCATGGAAAATCTCCTTTTCAGTTTTCCGTTCTTTTGGGTTccagaaaaactaatttttttttaaaaaaaatttactttccaAATTTCGttgcaaattaatatttttgtttgccGAATTTTTTAAGGAAAACAAAAATGCTAGCTGccataaaatttggaaagaaactttccggataaataattttttctttaaaaccaaacagacagaaaactaaaaaagagttttcttttttcataaaCTACTTTTTTCGAATTTCTTTTTCTACGCTTTTCAGACGATCCAAACACCCCTCCTTAGTGACAAGTCAAATTAGAAATTTCTGCCTCgatttatttagtttttgattTGGTTAAACAGATATATTTTCGGCCAACAGTGAATTTGAGTTGATATATAcattttatttgaatattttgcaGTGCTATCTGCAGTAAGTGGGATCAAGGAAAAAGCAACCTCATTGTCCGAAGGTATGAGTAGAAATAAGTTAATTAGGAtaaacaaattatttcaaaattttgaaagatgtaaaatcaaaatatttcatgCAGAtgcatttatttcatttttgtattttgtttttttttattgaaaatgatGCAGGCCTAAGCCGCGTGGTTAAgataaagaagcacaagaattcataaattcaaacgATATCTTAATGTTAGTTCTATAACTTGAACATAGACGATTGGCACAAAAACTAACATTACAGTTAATGGCTCACTTTGTGAAACAAcagttgtactctaaaaacttaagttattagagaatgatgtatttttatatttaacactttccCTCGAGTTTGGGCTCGAGATTTTAAACAATCGTTgtattctaaaagcttaagttattagaaaatgatgtatttttatatttaacatttccGCTCACGTTTGTGCTCGAGATTTTTTGCAAGACCCGTGATAtgcgtggacttgaattaaatgagagaaaattaataaaactagAAGCTTGACGTGACTCAAACTCAGAACCTTCTACTCTGATATCATAAGAAGCAACCGTTGTattttaaaagcttaaactattGGAGAACGatgtattttcatatttaacaCACTTTGAACATTTTCAATAATTAAGCTTAtggataataaagtaaaaaataaatcccaacgtaaaaaaaaaaaaaaaaaaaaaaaaaaaaaaaaaaaaaaaaaaaaaaaaaaaaatcaaacctcAAATATAGATGTGTTGAAATTAATAGTTGATCTACGAAATCAATTTTCTATCATTACTAATCAGAATTTGCAACTTTCCCACTTATAATTAATGTTTATCACAGCAATAGGTATACCAAAGACACCTAaccacactacaacagaattaggttatagggacacatgtttgggacaattttgagtaagtgttccatttatgctaaaacttaaaaaaatatttactaatgcctaaatataaagctcaatccaatcaaaaataaaagattattctattcaacccaccacactcagtccatttggcccgattacaaacagaaaagaaaaaaaaaaaaaaatcaattaccatcttttcttctctcttcactcaatccactgaaattctagacgtaaagcctttcctgtcgtcctcctccgccaccgcagccaacgaaatagagtttcggcggttgctaaatgtttaaataagtgttggtaaattagcaggatttttttaggttatagcgacactctttaactgtcactatatacctagcgaccccacatatagcaacactttttaaaagtgtcggtaattttagctagcggcacttttttgacatgtacctacatttaaaagtgtcgctataaaccgtttttgttgtagtgccgtttggttcgagtataagcaaaaactagttattacagggataggtacaagtattgggataagaaaaataacgtttggatgaaaattggattgtttccggggataagaaaaatggCATTTGAgtagataatatgaaataaaagaaaaatagtgggtagttatatatagaaaatggaagTGTTGATAAGaatagttataccagcttattttaaGTACCCGAGATCTACTATTCttgggtaaaaaattagcgtttgggtataaagagagagataaggggttattccacctcttatccccaatccaaacagttaaaaaagcataaaaaaacaGTTAAGAGATGATAATGCTTAATTACCTTGATTTAGAGTCTAGTTcgttaaaatttcttttattaataattGGATCAAAGTTGAATTGCAGCAGGATTTTGTATTAACGAGATCTCTATTCACCATAAAAATTGTATAAAGCATGATACTTGATTTGCTGAAGACCCGCCACCATAACGAGTGGTAGAGTTTTTGCTGCAGATAATCGATATTGTAACGGGCACCCGATTCCTAACAAAAACAAACTAATTTCGCTATTTACACATTTGAGTGGAATGCATATATAATAGTgcactctctttctttttttctttttttcttttttttttgagagcaCGTtattcatttcgtttattttatttagaaataaacttagctagaaatgtgaatcaactaggatttgaacttgggtctcagataccaaccaccaagccctttgccacttgctctagggacagtcggtcacTTTTTTTTCATTCTCACTGAATTTTGATGCctctctattatttttcttgcttcttcttaCGCAGGAAAAGTTGTTATCATTTCCGTAGTTATTCTTTTGCTGGTATTTGCCATTCAGCGTCTCGGAACAGATAAAGTCGGTTACTGCTTTGCTCCTATTATCTTCGTATGGTTTGTTCTGATAGGTGGTATCGGAGTCTACAACTTGTTTAAGTACGATGTGAGTGTTTTGCGCGCATTCAATCCAAAATACATTGTGGACTACTTCGAAAGAAATGGAAAACAAGGTTGGCTCGATCTCCCTCGGTGGTGTTGTCCTTTAATTTGAATTACAGGTGATTTCATCTAAGTTTAATCTAAGTGAGTTGCATATATAGTTTTTGCATTCTTATATGTTCTTCTTGTAGCTAAATGAAATCTACATGCATCAGGAACTGAAGCTATGTTTGCTGATCTAGGCCACTTTAACGTCAGAGCTGTCCAGGTGCAAACATTTTATCTCATACTTTTCATTGCAATGCATGCctagttttgtacttttttctttttctattctaGAGCTTTTTAAGTAGCTTACTAAATgaaatccgaaaatcaaataactggaaatatatatatatatNtttcgatgttgcgacttttgaattgttgatcggctccgttaaatttgatctagagcatttgaagtaccttgaaaataaattttatgatttttcgatatcatttgcctagtgatcgaaggggctcaaaatcaataattttaatggccatagtgagctgtttgcaagtttaacggtgtagaaatatccaaatcacgtgaaattttgatagaaaattctttatactatataaaacaagatcaatatctttgatctaaaattttaatgtcatattattatattttgtaagatttttattttcagtcgtagattttgagccccttcattcactaggtaaataatatcgaagaatggcataatttattttctaggtac
The nucleotide sequence above comes from Ananas comosus cultivar F153 linkage group 17, ASM154086v1, whole genome shotgun sequence. Encoded proteins:
- the LOC109722797 gene encoding potassium transporter 5-like, with the protein product MSSTCKSKLSTRKQVSKGAGNRALEMANEVNIDEISRQEESLRTRRSSLGKVRYIDSFHLEAGKVSNINSHVGKDGWIRTLHLAFQSIGIVYGDMGTSPLYVYAGTFPDGITVDDDLYGVLSLIIYTLLLLSLLKYVFIVLWANDNGDGGTFALYSLISRYAKVSLIPNQQAEDAMVSNYKLQTPSTRMRRAQWMKQKLEGSVRVQVALFVITILATSMVIGDGVLTPCISVLSAVSGIKEKATSLTEGKIVIISIVILLLLFAIQRLGTDKVGYSFAPIIFIWFLLIGGIGIYNLFKYDVGVLRAFNPKYIVDYFKRNGKQGWISLGGVILCITGTEAMFADLGHFNIRAIQISFSFLLLPSVSLAYIGQAAYLTKYPANVGDTFYKSIPGPLFWPTFIVAVAASIIASQAMISGAFAIIWQSQSLGCFPRVKVMHTSAKYEGQVYIPEINFVLAVACVIVTAVFRTTVRIGNAYGIAVVFVMTITTFMVTLIMLLIWQTSIWWITLFVVVFGGVELVYLSSVLYKFVQGGYLPLAFAFILMMMMGIWHYVHVKKYKFELHNIVSSDYIRELAQKQTLRRIPGIGLLYSELVQGVPPIFSHFTEKIPSIHSVVVIVSIKQLPIPHVEIAERYLFRQVEPSDFRLYRCVVRYGYIDALEEPKAFERSLIQQLKNYIEEENILRKSDAPRQSEVQLEELNDNTKPRSGSSTVHIEETLEQNILSNETHSSERISIEKSHKIEEEKQIIEKELEKGVVYLVGEADVMAKQDSSILKKIIVNYIYNFMRRNSRQGDRVLMIPRDKLLKVGMTYEI